The following DNA comes from Eubalaena glacialis isolate mEubGla1 chromosome 1, mEubGla1.1.hap2.+ XY, whole genome shotgun sequence.
aatatgtatgaaattttacagaaaaatacaaaatattagcaataaatatttcttaaagtcCCAAGTAAATGGAGGAACAGACCACACCCATAAAGTAGAAGACTCACTATAGTAAATATGTtatttctccccaaactgatctataaattcaatgcaatcccattcAAAATCCCTATAGGTTCTTTGCAGAAACTGACAAACTCATTCTAACATTTAAATAGATTACAAAAAGTCAACTAGGGAAACcttggaaaagaacaaaactaGAAGACTTACACTACCAGAAGTCAATACTTATTTTAAAGCTACAACAATTAAAGCAGTGTAGCACTGACACAAGGATAAACAAAGAGACCAATGAACTAAAAGAGAGGCAAGAAATACATAGATAGTTACTGACTTACGACAAAGAAAACCCTGCAGTAGAGTAGGAAAAATATGacttttccaaaaaaagaaaaaaaattaatcttgacCTCTACCTCATATCATGCACAAAAATAATTCCCAGATGGCTTGTAGACCTTAATAtgaaaggttaaaaaacaaagcttttaaaaataaacattggaATATACCTTCATAACTTTAGAGTAGACAAAAAATTCTCACAGTGCAAAAAGTgctaataataaaggaaaaatgttaaattgttaaattctattcatcaaaagacactattaaaaggttttaaaagcaatccatatatataaaaatgtatacacatatgtgtatatctgtgtgtatatatataaaatttatatccaaaatatataaacgatTTTTACaaactaattaagaaaaaatacatagagcCCAACAGGAGGCACTTCACAGAAGAGTATATACTAATGGCAAACAAGTAGTTACCACAAACCACAGGACAAAAATCTCAATGCAATACTACTATACCCCCACCAGAAtagcaaaaatgcaaaaaaaacagacaacataAAGTATAAACTagaaagtggaatttctggaatGCTTATTTACTGCTAGTGAGAGtttaaactgatacaaccacttaggaaaactgaaagcatctaaAGCTATAGACATAAGTATACCCTATAATCCAGCGATTCCTCTCCCTACATATTTTGTGAACAGAAATGCATAAATGTTCACCAAAAAACATGTTGCAAAATCTTCACAGCAGAAGCAGTAGCCCAAAACCAGATACAATCTAAATgtcaatcaatagcagaataaaataaattacaatatattcacacaatggattATTATGTAACAAGAAGAATGAGCAAACAACAACTAACAAATATGCATATAACATTTATTGGAAGAAGCCAGATATAAACAACACATGTCTATAATTCTACTCATACTGAattcaggaaaaggcaaaactaagctACAGcaatagaaatcagaacagtggttgctCCTGGGGTGGGGTAACAGAATGACTGAAGAGCACAAGAAATATTCTGGTGtgctggaaatattctatatcataAATGTGGATGATTGTTGAACAAGTACACACATTTTCAAAATTCTCTATGCTATAtgcaaaagacttgtacattttattgtatttaaattatacctcaacaaaccACTGTCaatatttaagcaaaaaaaaaaaaaaaaatagcctagaTTCTAGACAAGTGCTATGCAAAGTAGTCCGTCTACAAACTGTTAGGACCTATGACAAGATAAGGAGCTTGCACCAGACTGCATCAACACACTGCTTTCTTCAAAGAGAAAGTCAGCTAAACTAAACAATGGATTTGAACTAAACTGTTAGTTGTGGACACAGCTGACTCACATTCTAGTGAAGGCTCCTAACCTCAACCTGGACCGGAATGAGCACTGTTGTAAAGAACAACCATAGTGGTGCTTGTGGGGAAGGACACAAGATTAGGAAATGTCTTTGGTGAGACAAAGGAGGCAATGgagagacaaaggaaaatgagaacagaCTAAAGTTCTTTTTGGGTAAGTTAGATATACTattttagaaaaaggagaaagaagaaacagaaaaagtgagataatttaaacaaaaatataagataaCAGAGTTAATTCCAAGTATATCAATAAATGCAAACATAAAGGACCAAACTCACCAGTTAAAAGCAAAAGAcagattgtattttttaaaaaataataacctgggcttccctggtggcgcagtggttgagaatctgcctgctaatgcaggggacacaggttcgagccctggtctgggaagatcccacatgccacagagcaactgggcccatgagccacaattaccgagcctgcgcgtctggagcctgttctccgcaacaagagaggccgcgatagtgtaaggcccgtgcaccgcgatgaagagtggcccccgcttgccgcaactggagaaagccctcgcacagaaactaaagacccaacacagacaaaaataaataaataaaattaaattaaattaaaaataaaagatagcaTCATGTAATGGCAATTCTATAaatctgggtttaaaaaaaaaataacctatttGTTATATATCAAAAGAGCTGATAGTGAAaggatagaaaatatataaataaaactggtaaaatatactaattctgaaaaaaaagagGTCTTAAGACAAAAAGCATATGAGGGTTAGAGAGGATCACTAAACAATGACTGGAAGTCCAATTCACCAAGGAAACAATTCTAAACAGGTACACATGTaacaaaattaattgaaaatagaaaaagcaaacaGTTGATAGAATTTTAGAGCATAAATGGTAAATCCACTATCACAGTAGATCTTAAACACTCTTTTCAAATTTTACCATCAATTCTCCATCCTTTCTCAGACTACCTTCCTCTTAGATCCGAAGAGAATGACACACAGACACCATTCCGTTCCAAAGCACAGAATGAACACTTTTGTAGTCTCCCATCCCATATACACAAGCCAAATGATCAAGGAGGAAATTCATGGATCTTAGAGACTAATGGTCAATTCAGATGTGTACTGAACTCTTCCAGAGGCTATTTCATCATTTATGTTACAAGAACAGTGAACTGTCTGAAAAATGTCAGGTACTAGGCGGCTGACTGCTGCCATCTACTGGACACAATGGTCATTTCAACTTCAATCATATTCGCTTAAAAAGTCCTAGTAAGAGAGCACATAAGGCCCTAAACTGTAATCTTTTCTGAACTTCCTTTATCTAACGAAATAAGAGATGCTGCCTCTAAATTAAGTACATGTCCTCTCCATGTCTGTGCAATTTAACAAGCCTCTGGTAACAacgtttatttttttccaagtcaCAGGTTTATATGAATAAACCTGTGAAAATTACATCACCTGAAGTCTACCTGGAATTTAATATATCCACAAAGACTACTAATTTTCCCATACAACTACTGGAAAATTGATTTTATATACTCAGTAACTACAGGGAATAACTTTAATCACACCAACTATACTTTACTCACATGGCATATAATCCACATTACTtgcaatttttcttaaaatatgcatgtataaatatatgGTAGGTCCTCTAGTGCTCCTCCATATCTGGTGCCCTTGCCTACCAGGCACACAAGAAAATTACACTTCCTGCCCACTCAGTACATAAGATTAGTTCCGGTCAGTATGTTGTGAGTAAAAGTGCCATATGCCATCTGCAGGCCACAGCAGTAACTGCATGTGTGAGATCCTTGTTACCAGAGTGACAAAGGGTCCCAAAAGGCCATGGTGAAGCCCCAAGATCAAAGCAGCTTAGAACACTGAAGACAGTTGCCCTAGAGAGTTGTCCAGACCTACAATAGACGttttaagagtaaaaaataaacttttattgtgttAAGTCACTGAGAGTTGGCACTGAGAATGTTACCTCAGAACAGCTTAGCCCAGGATTTCTCatcagcagcattatttacatctTGGGCTGGATAAATCGTTGTTGTGGGTGCTATCCTGTGCATTACAGGATGTTAAGCAGCATCCCAGTGTCTACCCATTAGTTGCCAGCAGCATCCCTCAATGTAacaaccaaaactgtctccagacattgccttCCCCTACTGAGAACCACTAGCCTAGCTTAACCCGAACAGTACAGTGTGTCcatatgaatatatgtgtgtgtatttatttacatacagctgacctttgaacaacatggggttAGAGGTGCTGACCCTCCGCACAGTCGAAAATCCACGTTTAACTTACAATCGGCActctatatatatatgctgttCCTCCATACCCGCATTTCCGCATCCgcaaattcaaccaaccacagactgtgtagtattgtagtatttttactattgaaaaagattcacatataagtggaccctcgTAGTTCGAAcccatgttattcaagggtcgACTATATTATGAATATGTGTGTATGAGAACATATTTAACTCGTGCTATATGATACAAATATATGCTTATGTATTAAGATCAGATGTTTTGTAGGCCCTTAAGAGATATGAATTCCCATTTCGCAAACTAGGAGAGTTAGTTCATAAACTTAAAAAATCCAATCAATATCCCAAGTCTCTCTATAGCAAAGTAAACAAAATGTTCCAAAATGGTATATAAATCCATACATACTATGCTGTTCATCTCAGAGGACTCATAGCTCCCAACTGGGTGGACATTTCCAATGGGCTCCAAGCCCTCTTCATCCCACATGTACGTTCCATCAGAGCTATCAGATGGAGAGAGTTCAAATGAAGAACCAGCTCTGTAATCTGTTTCTGGTGAAATCAAGTTGTTTCCAGAAGCATGTTTTGAACATTCACTCCTGTcttcaactgattttttaaaagagagggaaaaaaaagttattaattcACAAAAATATAATTCTCAGGTTCAAAAAATATAAGCTTTAATAATTTGATATAGCAAAAAAGTTGGCAAAAAAGTATTCATAACTAGAATCTTCTAAatctaaacaataaaaaaatcaagatgcaaaatcttaaaaataacctACTGAAATATTTCCCAATAAAGAAAATTCACTGAGCCATCTTTCACTTCTGCaatatttctagaaatgtacaTAAAGCCTCATATTCTTTGAATATTTcctaagatatttatttttaagcactGCCCAGGAAACTCTTTACTCTGTGTATATCATTTAACCTTGCAGTTGACTCTTATAAGGAAATAACTTGCTCCAGCAGTCACTCCTAACTAGAAGACCCTCAGACAGTCAAGGGTTTATGCACATCTCCAGGGATGGCCTAGTCCCTCAACCAGACTACATGCGTATACCCAAACCctcagtttgttcctttttcagGCCAGATGGGCACAGAGATGTATTTTCTCCAGTATTTAGCACCAGGATTACCAAGTataagaagaaatgtttaacaggtgCTATCTCACtctcctcaattaaaaaaataaagctcctCTGAAAGTTTAACTATTAAGTCTACTAAGCAAGAAATCTaagtcttcctttaaaaaaatgaaaattgcctAGGATAAAAAAATTCATTAGATTGGACATAACCTATATTAGTCCATTTACCCTTTGGTACAGCTTTACTCTTAACAAATAGTAGCGATCTACTACCCTAAAGGAAGAGATGGTTTAAAACAGGCTGCCACTGATTGGAGgaagcagggaaaaaaaataattttgaagcaaGCAGGAATAAGCCTGTGTGTGACAAAGAAGAGCAAAGGTAAAATACCATAAGGGAATGAATGTTTTTATGGATGTTGTTTTAGCATGAAAAATAGAACAAGGGACAAAAGTCACAAGGAAGGTAAATGTTGCCCCATTCCAATTTTGTCTGGATCCATCCTTCCATGAAATTGTTAGTATCCTGGAATTAATCAGAAGATAATCCTAAGTGTAAATTCAGTTCTATTATCtaggagaaagcaaaaaaaattaaggacATTAATATTTACCAGAGACACTTATATCTATCCACTCATCAGTTTTACTGAaggatttttcattttccttggggGAATCAAATATATCCTTTGGTGGTACATTTTCACACTTTTCTTCTTTGAGAGAAATTTCCTCTGGAGTTACTCTAGTTCTGTTGGAATCTTCTATATCTATAAAATCATCACTGAAGTCTTCACTTAAATCATTCTTATCAGAAGATGACAGAGAAGACAATGAAATGTCATCCACATCATCACTCAGGTATCTAATTTTAGCATCATGCTTCATGGTCTGGTCATTTTCTGTTCTATAACTATCATTTTCAATTAGTTCTTGGTCCTTATCCTTAGCTCTGTCCTTAGCCACAAGTGCAGCATCTTCCTCTATACATGTGTCAGCCAGTGAATTTTTATTACCATCAACTGTGATAGTCCCAGAAAATGGAGGTCGGCCAGATTTCAGTAGAGAGGGATGAACCATCCTATAACCCAAAGTGGAAGTTACACCCGGGCCATTTGGTAAAGCCAACTTCTTTCCACCAGCAGCATAAGGCCTATTAAATCCATACCCTAAATGTTCATTCCCATTGAGTACTTCCGACTGCCGAGAATTTCTTGTTAGCATACTTGACCTCAGAGGCACTCTAATGGGTAGCTGTTGATTCTGATAAGGCTTTGTAAGATCTGCAGCTCTATTGAAGGAATGTGATCTGCTTATAGATGAAGGTGGAAGGAATGAATTCTGAATGGAATGTGAAAAACTCTGTGACCTAACCATTTTTTCACAAGCAAGAGATTTAATATTATCTAGGGATTGTGCTAAGCTTTCTCCAGAACTGCTTCTGGTGGCACAGGAGTTTGCTCTAGGCCTTTGTATGCTACCAGCTGATCGGTTTC
Coding sequences within:
- the CCSER2 gene encoding serine-rich coiled-coil domain-containing protein 2 isoform X5, which codes for MEEKTQIKTFLGSKLPKYGTKPVRSTLQPMPNGKPVNLLGTSKSSNAKSYIKNNGSDCSLSHSFNWRTANKYQFSAQSPEEPNGTQSSHDKEIDPEKHAPAQGMFDKNGMKGGLKSISLLTSKLAKPSTMFVSSAEELNQKSLSGPSNLGKFTKGTLLGRTSYASVSAPKSQLNGFYGNRSAGSIQRPRANSCATRSSSGESLAQSLDNIKSLACEKMVRSQSFSHSIQNSFLPPSSISRSHSFNRAADLTKPYQNQQLPIRVPLRSSMLTRNSRQSEVLNGNEHLGYGFNRPYAAGGKKLALPNGPGVTSTLGYRMVHPSLLKSGRPPFSGTITVDGNKNSLADTCIEEDAALVAKDRAKDKDQELIENDSYRTENDQTMKHDAKIRYLSDDVDDISLSSLSSSDKNDLSEDFSDDFIDIEDSNRTRVTPEEISLKEEKCENVPPKDIFDSPKENEKSFSKTDEWIDISVSVEDRSECSKHASGNNLISPETDYRAGSSFELSPSDSSDGTYMWDEEGLEPIGNVHPVGSYESSEMNSIDILNNLESCDLEDDDLMLDVDLPEDAPLENVECDNMNRFDRSDRNVRQSQEGFWKRPPQRWSGQEHYHLSHPDHYHHYGKSDLSSMMEVVHCMMFNSPCHLVQNQKTVIRYTRQLGVTAIKNLKRKNAHMLINIPKHPGEEFLLKYYSLPAAFPDPQTTPREN